A window of Saccharomyces eubayanus strain FM1318 chromosome XII, whole genome shotgun sequence contains these coding sequences:
- the SRL2 gene encoding Srl2p — protein sequence MSNFKNFTLNSFEDYYGKTPEPSRMEEEKLEATNLNVSSLKKVHKGKKNTSKYDQKNIFRNSMTGVVQAAPLKPIKIIEQNIEFANPKSFDLLQSTHTICFSKKNGTADTKLNMEAQTSSDIDNDLLHVGAPTDLGGNSNDEAETRQLRKFRWSNNKDKCFCEKLTVIYWALLLNTTKRASKRRPILCHQVIAEFFNRVYKEKSRVPITSRYIRDNLVTWMAQGKELHEKGWINSAKTGDLQEQFNFATVKLYESAEDGRFIASKDKTSTEENAVNDSAVQPEEESADTTDEVGPVTTGKSMKEDRRELIRNQILALDLNDEDFFQNVMKTLSSIDEPELRQYVTIVLELVNMEIDDGKTVREKLRDVEMSINRLQVDITEIKEMLTALANR from the coding sequence ATGTctaacttcaaaaattttactTTAAATTCGTTTGAAGACTATTACGGAAAGACTCCTGAACCGTCAAGAATGGAGGAGGAAAAATTGGAAGCGACTAACCTGAATGTGTCTTCTCTAAAAAAGGTACACAAAGGTAAAAAGAATACCTCAAAATATGACCAGAAGAATATATTTAGAAACTCGATGACGGGGGTAGTGCAAGCGGCACCGTTAAAACCAATAAAGATCATAGAgcaaaatattgaatttgcTAATCCGAAAAGTTTTGACCTTCTTCAGTCGACGCATACTATCTGCTTTagcaagaaaaatggtACTGCTGACACAAAGCTTAATATGGAGGCCCAGACCTCCAGCGACATTGATAATGATTTGCTTCATGTAGGAGCACCAACAGACTTGGGAGGCAATAGTAATGATGAGGCGGAAACAAGACAGCTGAGGAAATTCCGATGGTCGAATAATAAAGACAAGTGTTTTTGTGAAAAGTTGACAGTCATATATTGGGCTCTCTTACTCAACACAACAAAGCGGGCAAGTAAGAGAAGACCAATATTGTGTCATCAGGTCATAgctgaatttttcaatagagtTTATAAGGAAAAGTCAAGGGTTCCTATAACTTCGAGATACATCAGAGATAACCTTGTCACTTGGATGGCTCAGGGCAAAGAATTACACGAAAAGGGCTGGATAAATAGCGCTAAAACTGGCGATTTACAAGAGCAATTCAACTTTGCCACTGTCAAGTTATATGAAAGTGCAGAAGACGGACGTTTTATCGCAAGCAAGGACAAAACTTCTACAGAGGAAAACGCAGTAAACGATAGCGCGGTTCAACCAGAAGAAGAGTCTGCTGATACGACTGATGAAGTTGGCCCAGTCACGACTGGGAAGAGTATGAAGGAAGATCGAAGAGAGTTGATTAGGAATCAAATTTTGGCTCTGGACTTAAATGATGAggattttttccaaaacgTTATGAAAACTTTATCTTCTATTGATGAACCAGAATTGAGACAGTATGTAACAATAGTCCTAGAACTAGTCAATATGGAAATAGACGATGGTAAAACAGTACGAGAGAAACTTCGAGATGTTGAAATGAGTATTAATAGGCTTCAGGTTGATATAACagaaataaaggaaatgCTTACTGCGCTAGCAAATAGATGA